In a genomic window of Hyphomonas sp.:
- the prmC gene encoding peptide chain release factor N(5)-glutamine methyltransferase, translating into MTFDQLMAEGAAALEEAGIVNARLESRWLLAHVTGHQSSELISRGQDNVPEEAVGAFRNRVSRRAGREPIQHILGTTEFYGLEFLTDARALIPRPDSEIVVEAALGQLAPNEPARIADLGAGSGCLLAAILANRPLASGTGVEASAEAASLARENLLRLGLSARADVHEGRWSDWQGWSDVDLIISNPPYIPSGDLAGLMPEVRDHDPAAALDGGPDGLVAYREIVRIGAAAMKPGAWLVFEIGHDQAEAVIALLDAAGFQSVSLFRDLGGNDRAIIAKRPVV; encoded by the coding sequence ATGACGTTTGACCAGTTGATGGCTGAAGGGGCCGCGGCCCTCGAGGAGGCCGGCATCGTGAATGCCCGGCTTGAAAGCCGCTGGCTGCTGGCGCATGTGACAGGACATCAGTCCTCGGAGCTTATCAGTCGCGGTCAGGACAATGTGCCGGAAGAGGCCGTGGGGGCGTTCCGCAACCGGGTTTCCCGCCGGGCAGGCAGGGAGCCGATTCAGCACATTCTCGGCACGACTGAATTCTACGGACTCGAGTTCCTGACCGATGCGCGGGCCCTGATACCGCGTCCGGACAGCGAGATCGTTGTCGAGGCTGCCCTGGGGCAGCTGGCGCCCAACGAACCTGCGCGGATCGCGGATCTCGGCGCAGGCAGTGGGTGCCTGCTGGCTGCCATTCTTGCCAATCGTCCGCTGGCGTCGGGAACTGGCGTTGAAGCGAGCGCGGAGGCCGCAAGCCTGGCGCGGGAAAACCTGCTCCGTCTGGGTCTGTCCGCACGGGCGGACGTGCATGAAGGCCGGTGGTCTGACTGGCAGGGCTGGTCGGATGTGGACCTGATCATTTCCAATCCCCCCTATATTCCAAGCGGCGATCTGGCGGGCCTGATGCCGGAAGTCCGGGATCATGATCCCGCTGCGGCGCTGGATGGCGGCCCGGATGGCCTGGTGGCCTATCGGGAGATTGTCCGCATCGGGGCAGCGGCCATGAAACCGGGCGCGTGGCTGGTCTTCGAAATCGGTCATGATCAGGCCGAGGCCGTCATTGCCCTGTTGGACGCGGCGGGATTTCAGTCGGTATCGCTGTTCCGGGATCTGGGCGGAAATGATCGCGCCATCATCGCAAAACGCCCGGTTGTGTAA
- a CDS encoding DUF4167 domain-containing protein, translating to MKRSRGRNRRSGGNNQNSHNNPNRHYESVGPDVKIRGSAQQVLDKYLQYARDAQTSGDRILSEAYYQFAEHYQRIVAKQQEAKERAQQQRQQNRDNRRDDRDDSDSQDKESGTRQEAEVESRSGSRNNNESPEDTGSKDTKSDSDDGRSETSASDEDAEKADKPKSRSRRKPYAKREKADDSDTETDGVLKTVSRGRRKSSPKDDDGAQSEEAPAEATD from the coding sequence ATGAAACGCTCACGCGGGCGCAATCGTCGCTCAGGCGGTAACAATCAGAACAGCCACAACAATCCGAACCGTCACTATGAAAGCGTCGGTCCGGATGTGAAAATCCGTGGCTCTGCCCAACAGGTGCTGGACAAGTACCTGCAGTATGCCCGCGATGCGCAGACCAGTGGCGATCGCATCCTGTCGGAAGCCTATTACCAGTTCGCAGAACACTATCAGCGCATTGTTGCAAAACAGCAGGAAGCGAAAGAGCGCGCCCAGCAGCAGCGCCAGCAGAATCGCGACAATCGGCGCGATGATCGCGACGACAGCGACTCACAGGACAAGGAGTCCGGCACCCGTCAGGAAGCGGAAGTCGAATCCCGCTCCGGCAGCCGGAACAATAACGAGTCGCCGGAAGACACGGGCTCGAAGGACACCAAATCCGACAGCGATGACGGTCGTAGCGAGACGTCAGCCTCCGATGAAGATGCCGAGAAGGCCGACAAGCCGAAATCCCGCAGCCGCCGGAAGCCCTATGCCAAGCGCGAAAAAGCGGATGATTCCGACACCGAGACCGATGGAGTTCTGAAAACGGTGTCACGCGGACGCCGCAAATCATCGCCGAAGGATGATGACGGCGCCCAGTCCGAAGAGGCTCCTGCGGAAGCCACGGACTGA